The Calderihabitans maritimus genome window below encodes:
- a CDS encoding phosphopentomutase: MLERVVLIVLDSVGVGALPDADRYGDEGSNTLKHIAEAVGGLSLPNLQEFGLGNIIHLPGVPPVDFPVAAYGKMAERSAGKDTTTGHWEIAGLVLDKPFPTYPQGFPSDLISRFESAIGRKVLGNKVASGTEIIKELGEEHLRTGYPIVYTSADSVFQVAAHEDIIPVEELYRICKIARDMLVGEHAVGRVIARPFIGEPGNFQRTPRRHDFSLEPVGKTLLDNLYEKGFEVLAVGKVSDIFAGRGITRSYPTKNNSDGIDKIVEALQQPFKGLIFANLVDFDMVYGHRNDPEGYAGALEEFDHRLPEICSCLNARDMLVITADHGCDPTTESTDHSREYVPLFFWGDRIRKGVDLGTRDTFADIAATLADVFRVERPANGTSMADIILLSEEEENG, from the coding sequence ATGTTAGAGCGAGTAGTGCTGATAGTTCTGGACAGTGTAGGAGTGGGAGCCTTACCGGATGCCGACCGTTACGGTGACGAGGGCAGCAATACTCTCAAGCATATCGCCGAGGCGGTAGGGGGCCTTTCTTTACCTAACCTGCAGGAGTTTGGACTGGGGAATATCATCCACCTGCCCGGTGTACCGCCGGTAGATTTTCCGGTCGCTGCGTACGGTAAGATGGCCGAGCGTTCGGCGGGGAAAGATACCACTACCGGTCACTGGGAAATTGCCGGCCTGGTACTGGACAAGCCTTTCCCCACTTATCCCCAGGGGTTCCCATCCGATTTAATTTCTCGTTTTGAATCGGCGATTGGACGCAAAGTATTAGGAAATAAAGTAGCCTCGGGAACGGAGATAATCAAAGAGCTGGGAGAAGAGCACCTGCGCACCGGTTACCCGATTGTATACACTTCTGCCGACAGCGTATTTCAGGTGGCAGCCCACGAGGATATCATCCCCGTGGAGGAACTGTACCGGATATGTAAGATTGCCCGGGATATGCTGGTGGGAGAACACGCGGTGGGAAGGGTTATAGCCCGGCCTTTTATCGGAGAACCGGGCAATTTTCAACGCACCCCCCGACGGCATGATTTCTCGTTGGAGCCGGTCGGAAAGACGCTTTTGGATAACCTATACGAGAAGGGGTTTGAGGTTCTGGCTGTAGGTAAAGTCAGTGATATATTTGCCGGTCGCGGCATTACCCGCTCTTATCCTACCAAAAATAATAGTGATGGAATTGATAAAATTGTAGAAGCGCTTCAACAGCCCTTTAAAGGACTGATATTTGCTAACCTGGTGGATTTTGACATGGTTTACGGCCACCGGAACGATCCTGAAGGTTATGCCGGGGCTTTGGAAGAATTTGACCACCGCCTGCCGGAGATTTGTTCCTGTCTTAATGCTCGAGATATGCTGGTGATTACGGCTGACCACGGTTGTGACCCTACCACGGAAAGTACCGACCACTCCCGGGAGTACGTTCCTTTATTTTTCTGGGGTGACCGAATTAGAAAGGGAGTGGATCTGGGCACCCGTGACACTTTTGCCGACATTGCCGCCACTCTAGCGGACGTCTTCAGAGTGGAAAGACCTGCCAACGGTACCAGTATGGCGGATATAATATTGCTCTCGGAAGAGGAGGAGAACGGGTGA
- a CDS encoding pyrimidine-nucleoside phosphorylase gives MRAYDVILKKRNGGELTSEEIGFMVNGYVEDRIPDYQMSALAMAIYFQGLNERETTDLTRFMVESGDQVDLSGIQGFKADKHSTGGVGDKTTLVLAPLVAAAGVKVAKMSGRGLGHTGGTLDKLQSIPGFSVEFTPQEFVDIVNRVGVAVVGQTGNLVPADKKLYALRDVTATVDSLPLIASSVMSKKIAAGADAILLDVKVGSGAFMKRLEDAVALARLMVNIGSRLGRNTRAVITNMDQPLGRSVGNALEVREAIETLQGRGPEDLTELCLILGGHMLHQAGRCKVPEEGKKYLEKLLDRGDGLAKLKEMIAAQKGLPEVVHNLELLPQAPCQEEFRSPAEGVVEKINAEAVGLAAMILGAGRETKESSIDLSAGIVLHKKVGDAVAKDEVLAVLHSSERWRIEAAREKLREAYIISNQEVKPQPLIYEVISEEN, from the coding sequence GTGAGGGCCTACGATGTTATTCTTAAGAAGCGGAATGGCGGGGAACTGACTTCCGAAGAAATCGGTTTCATGGTGAATGGCTACGTTGAAGACCGGATTCCAGATTACCAGATGTCCGCCCTGGCTATGGCCATCTATTTCCAGGGGCTTAACGAGCGAGAAACTACCGATTTAACTAGGTTTATGGTTGAATCTGGGGATCAGGTTGATTTGAGCGGAATTCAGGGCTTCAAGGCGGACAAGCACAGTACCGGAGGGGTCGGCGATAAAACCACTCTGGTTTTAGCCCCTCTGGTGGCGGCAGCAGGAGTTAAAGTGGCCAAAATGTCCGGCCGGGGTTTAGGACATACCGGCGGCACCCTGGACAAGTTGCAGTCAATTCCCGGCTTTTCCGTAGAGTTTACTCCTCAAGAGTTCGTTGATATAGTTAACCGAGTGGGAGTGGCTGTTGTAGGGCAAACAGGAAACCTGGTACCTGCCGACAAAAAGCTGTACGCTTTGCGAGACGTCACGGCAACGGTAGACAGCCTCCCTCTTATCGCCTCCAGTGTAATGTCTAAGAAAATTGCGGCCGGAGCCGATGCCATCCTTTTGGACGTAAAAGTAGGCAGCGGCGCTTTTATGAAGCGACTTGAAGATGCCGTCGCCTTGGCCCGCCTGATGGTAAATATCGGTTCTCGCCTGGGGCGCAATACCCGGGCGGTAATAACGAATATGGACCAGCCCTTGGGAAGGAGTGTAGGTAACGCCCTGGAAGTGAGAGAAGCCATTGAAACTCTTCAGGGTAGAGGGCCGGAGGACCTTACTGAACTATGCCTGATTTTAGGGGGACACATGCTTCACCAGGCAGGCCGGTGCAAGGTCCCGGAAGAGGGCAAAAAATACCTCGAAAAATTACTTGACCGGGGCGATGGTCTGGCCAAATTGAAAGAAATGATAGCTGCCCAGAAGGGTTTGCCTGAGGTAGTGCATAACCTGGAACTTTTGCCCCAAGCTCCCTGTCAAGAAGAATTCCGGTCACCGGCTGAAGGGGTGGTGGAGAAAATTAACGCCGAAGCTGTAGGCCTGGCCGCTATGATCCTGGGTGCCGGGCGGGAGACTAAAGAATCCTCTATTGACTTGAGCGCAGGAATTGTCCTGCATAAGAAAGTTGGAGATGCGGTGGCCAAAGATGAAGTGCTGGCCGTATTACATAGCAGCGAACGCTGGCGAATTGAGGCTGCTCGGGAGAAATTACGCGAGGCTTATATAATTTCTAATCAGGAGGTCAAGCCGCAACCCCTTATATATGAGGTTATAAGCGAGGAAAACTGA
- a CDS encoding D-alanyl-D-alanine carboxypeptidase family protein, which translates to MRKRIAVAILVVLFLPFLNVGVAAAQLDIEARSAILMDAASGKILFEKNAHEKWYPASMTKIMTLTLALEAVEEGKVSLQDMVIASEHASSYGGSQVWLEPGEEFTLEKMLIGIAVGSANDCSVAVAEYIAGSEEAFVEMMNQRARELGAQNTHFANSHGLHDENHYTTAYDMAQIARHALTLPKLRELAAMKSYQFRGDPKPLVLWNYNKLLWWYPGADGIKTGYTSKARYNLTATAERDGLRLIAVVMGVDKRNGHFAEAMKLFNYGFARYGFKKFYEAGELVTSLPVSKGSQDTLDLLAKDKIGVIMPKGKDEGLNLKLEVPSMVNAPVAEGQQVGEAVIMQENKELARFPLVAAQAVERATFWRQTGKVFSQVLTIGDKR; encoded by the coding sequence ATGCGAAAGAGAATTGCGGTTGCCATACTGGTTGTATTGTTCCTACCTTTTCTGAATGTGGGTGTAGCGGCAGCTCAACTGGATATTGAGGCCAGAAGTGCTATCTTAATGGACGCGGCTTCCGGGAAAATTCTTTTTGAAAAGAATGCCCATGAGAAATGGTACCCCGCCAGCATGACCAAAATCATGACGTTGACTTTGGCCTTGGAAGCGGTAGAGGAAGGTAAGGTTAGCCTGCAAGATATGGTAATAGCCAGTGAGCATGCCTCCAGTTACGGGGGATCTCAAGTTTGGTTGGAACCGGGCGAAGAGTTTACCCTGGAAAAAATGCTTATCGGTATAGCCGTGGGTTCGGCCAATGACTGCTCGGTGGCTGTAGCCGAGTACATAGCCGGCTCGGAAGAAGCATTCGTGGAAATGATGAATCAACGGGCTCGAGAATTAGGCGCCCAAAACACTCATTTTGCCAATTCGCACGGCCTTCATGATGAAAACCATTATACCACGGCCTACGACATGGCCCAGATTGCACGCCATGCTCTTACTTTACCGAAGCTTAGAGAACTGGCGGCCATGAAGAGTTACCAGTTCCGCGGTGACCCTAAACCGCTGGTCCTTTGGAATTACAATAAACTTCTCTGGTGGTACCCAGGGGCCGACGGCATCAAGACGGGCTATACGAGTAAAGCCCGGTACAACCTTACTGCTACTGCCGAGAGAGACGGACTGCGGCTGATTGCTGTAGTCATGGGAGTGGATAAAAGAAACGGCCACTTTGCCGAAGCTATGAAGCTGTTCAACTACGGGTTTGCTCGTTACGGCTTCAAGAAATTCTACGAGGCGGGTGAACTGGTTACCAGTCTTCCTGTAAGCAAAGGCAGTCAGGATACATTGGACCTGTTGGCTAAAGATAAGATAGGAGTCATCATGCCCAAAGGAAAAGACGAAGGATTAAACCTTAAATTAGAGGTGCCGTCGATGGTTAACGCCCCCGTAGCGGAAGGACAGCAGGTAGGAGAAGCCGTTATCATGCAGGAGAATAAAGAACTGGCCAGATTTCCGTTGGTGGCGGCCCAGGCGGTCGAACGGGCCACGTTCTGGCGCCAGACAGGCAAGGTATTTAGCCAAGTCTTAACCATAGGGGACAAAAGATAA
- the xerD gene encoding site-specific tyrosine recombinase XerD produces the protein MQSLVEEFLHYLAVERGLSENTLASYHNDLQQYVYYLEEAGVRSYQETTRGLLLNYLYHLQKNGMSTATVSRRLAALRSFYRFLLEEGFIGEDPTAELETPKRPRKLPQVLSPGEVSLLLRQPDCSQPVGLRDKAMLELLYATGLRVSELVFLDINQVNLDLGFVRCMGKGSKERIVPVGEAAVYYVGEYLRRGRRELVNNPEEKSLFVNCHGRRLTRQGFWKILKKYARQAGIKKEITPHTLRHSFATHLLENGADLRSVQEMLGHADITTTQIYTQLTKGKLREVYDKTHPRA, from the coding sequence ATGCAGTCTCTGGTAGAGGAGTTTCTTCATTATCTGGCCGTGGAAAGAGGCCTTTCGGAAAATACCCTGGCTTCTTACCATAACGATCTCCAGCAGTATGTTTACTACCTGGAAGAAGCCGGTGTACGCTCTTATCAGGAAACTACGCGAGGTTTATTGCTGAATTACTTATACCATCTGCAGAAAAACGGCATGTCTACTGCTACTGTATCGAGGCGGTTGGCTGCCTTGAGGTCTTTTTACCGTTTTCTTTTGGAGGAAGGGTTTATCGGCGAGGACCCGACTGCTGAATTAGAAACTCCTAAAAGGCCAAGAAAACTTCCCCAGGTCCTATCTCCTGGGGAAGTGAGTCTTTTGTTGAGACAGCCTGATTGTAGTCAGCCGGTCGGTCTCAGGGATAAAGCCATGCTCGAACTGCTATATGCCACCGGTCTGCGCGTTTCAGAACTGGTTTTCCTGGACATAAACCAGGTAAACCTGGACCTGGGGTTTGTCCGGTGTATGGGTAAAGGCTCCAAGGAGAGGATAGTACCAGTTGGAGAGGCGGCCGTTTACTACGTAGGAGAATACCTCCGCCGCGGCAGGAGAGAACTGGTCAACAATCCGGAAGAGAAATCTCTCTTCGTCAACTGCCACGGCAGGAGGCTTACCCGTCAGGGCTTCTGGAAGATCCTGAAAAAGTATGCTCGCCAAGCGGGGATAAAAAAGGAGATAACTCCTCATACTCTCCGACATTCCTTTGCCACTCATCTACTGGAAAATGGGGCGGACCTCCGTTCGGTGCAGGAGATGCTAGGTCATGCCGACATTACTACCACTCAGATTTATACCCAGTTGACTAAAGGGAAATTGCGCGAGGTTTACGATAAAACTCATCCCCGAGCCTGA